Part of the Rhodospirillales bacterium genome, ACAGCTTACTCGATGCGTTGCAGTGGCATGGGCCGCACCTTGGATGCCTGCTACGAGAAGGCAGGAGAATTATGCCCGTCCGGTTACTCGATCATTGATCGCTCTTCAGGAACATTTGTTGCGCCAACGAGTAGCGGCGGCTTTGTTGCTGCGCCCCAACACAATTTGGTAATTGAATGCAGGTAGGTGTTCAAGCACAGTGGTGGTCGAAACGCAGCCCATTGCCTGACCAACGCTTCGAATCGGTCGCTACGCCAGCGAGCTTCGCTTGCGGTTTCCACACCCCCTAAGCTGAACTTTATATGGCATGAACAACCGCATCGGTGACAACCTTATCCATTTCGGAGGGAACGAGGTCTCGTCCGCGCACTGTCAGAAGCAGGCGTGAAGTTTGTCGTGGTCGGGGCCTTGCTGTCGCCTGGCATTGTCTGAGCGCCTTGCGGACGACATGGACCTACTCGTCGAACCAACCGCCGGGAATTCCGCGCGCGTATCAGGGGTACTGGCGAGTTTTCGGATACCCGGGCATTCAGCTGGTTCCTTCACTAGGCTTGGACTGCAAGTCTCGATCAAGAAGCACTACTACGCCGAGTTGCTCACGCCTCAGCAAGGCTCCGCGAGCTTCGCTGAGGTCGAAGCTGGTGCGATCGACGCGCGACTTTTCAATATTCCAGTATGGCTTGCTTCGGTCTCAGCGCTCATCTCCATGAAAAAGCAAGCCATTGCATTTGCGGAGGGCCAGCGTGAAAAGCATCTTAGGGACGTCGCCCTTCTTGAAGCACGCGCCGTATAACCCCTGCATCGAGCGGACTGCTTCCGGCTGGCTTCGCCAGCTTCCTGCTGCCGTTCATGTCGGACGTCATATTTGCCCGCCGCATGTCCGCCCATGGCTATAAGCGCCAAACAAGGCACGGACGTCAGCGGTTTCCCGCAACTCGCGCATCGCGACTTCGCGGGTCACGCGTCCCTAGTGTACTGTTTCTAAAGTGTCGACTAATATCCTTGCGCGATGCACGATGCGGGGAGGATCAGTCGAAGGCGGTCCGATCAAGCGGATCACGGCGGAGCCGGAGGTGGTTGGGAGCTCGAACGCAGATCGCGGGCGACAAGCATTGAGGCACGGGCGAAGGAGCGGCGTCGATCGTTCTCCCGCTCGAAGGCCTTGGCGTTGGGAGGTCGCGCGCGCTGGGCGACGCCCGCGCGCTATCGACATGGACGAAGCGTTTCGAGACCAAGGGGCTTTGGGCCTCGAGGACGAGCGCGCGGTCGCAGCCGTCGATCCCGCCCGAGAAGATCGAGCGTCCTGACCGAGCCGCCCGCCGCTGCGCCGCAAGGGGGAGCGGCGCTCCGCGAGCCGCCACGCGGCGTCTCGCCCTCCGGTTCAGCGGGTCTGGTCGAAGAACGCCTTGAAGCCTCACGTGACCAGGACCCTTCAAGCTCAACGACCCGAGCTTGAGGAGAAGTTCTGGGACGTGATCGGCTCTTACCTCCAGCCCGCCGGAGAAGGCGCTCGTGCTGTGCTGCGACGAGAAGAGCCAGTGCCAAGCCCTGGAGCGCACGCAACTCGGGCCCGCTCGCGCCCAGCGTCCGGCCACCACGACCCACGACTACAGGCGCCGGCGGATCACGCTGTTCGCCGCGCTCGACGCTGGTCGGAGCTCATCGCGCGCACCGAGGCGCGCCATACCCACGCCGAGTGGCTCAGGTTCCTCGCAGATCGACCGCGGGACGCCTAAGGACCTCGATCTCCATCTGATCGTCGACAACTACGCCACCACAAGCACGCAAGGTGAAGGCCTGGCTGGCCAGGCACCCGCGCTTTCACGTGCACTTCACGCCCACGTCCTCGTCGTGGCTCAATCTGGTCGAGCGCTTCTTCGCCGACCTTACGGGAGACGTCATCCGTGCCGGGAGCTTCACCTCGGTGAAAGAGTTGGTCGCCGACATCAAGGCCTATCGCCCAACGCAACGCCGATCCACGCCCTACACGTGGAAAGCCGAGGGAGCCGCCATCCTCGAAAGATCCAGCGCGCCCGCTGCCTTTGAACCGCGCCGAGCCGGCACGGACGTCAGGGTTCTTGCAACTCGCGCATCGCGACGTCGCGGGTCCCTAGTGCGCGCGCGGGCCGAAGGCGCTGGAAGCGGCACGGGGTCGAGGCCGCGGTTGGCGGCCGGCTTCCGTCAATGAGGCCGACATCAGGCCATGAGGACGAACCGCTCCTCATGCCGTGCCAGTGACGACGCTGGCCAACGCGTGGCAAAGCGCCTTCGCCCTTGACGAGGATCGTGGAAGCGGCCATGTTCTTTTATTGTTCTTTCTCATTGTAGTTCCCCGTGTGCTTCACCGTCGGCCCGGCCGTGGATGCTGGCCGCGACCGCCTCACACGTACATCCAGAGCGCGAAGGGAGCGTAGCGCGATCCGGGAAAAGTGCGCGCCGGTGCTCAGGAGAGCATAGGCTGACCCGCCATCTGCCGGCACCGCTCGGCCGCTGCATTCGGTCTGAGACAACGTTCCTGACGCGCAAAACAAGACTAGACTATCAACCATGAATATAATTGTTTATTATCAGCATCTTAAGGCGAATTCTGCATACATTTGAGTACATTTGCATACACATTTCGCGTCCAAACGGACACAAAATGAAGCGATACAAGACGTTAGTCCTATTTTGGCCGTGCAAAACGGTGGCAAAACAGCAAAAAAACGTCCCGACTCGCTGAAAAATGCGACAAAAAAAGGTGAAAGATCACCGCCACGTTTTCGCCTGTGAGTTGCTCAATCGACGGACCTGGTTCCCCGCCAGAACCACCAGCGCACGGTCGCGATCGACGGCGGAGGCGCTCCGAGGCTCGGTGCCGTCCCCGCGTCGCTACCGGGTCGCCGGCGCCGCGCGGTTGCGCCGCCGCCATTCGTCCGGCGGGACGAAGTCGCCGCCCCACAGGCCCAGCTTCCCCTCCTTGGCCGAGCGCTCCGCCTCGCGGTATTCCGGAAACGCGTGGGGCAGGGCGACGCAGTATCCGCCCCGCAGCAGACCGTCGGCCAGATCCTTGTTGCTCGCCTTGCAGACGAAGGTGTCGTCCTCCGCAGCCTCTTCGCGTGCGTCCCTGCCGTCGCTGCTCCAGGGCTCGCAGGTCAGCTTGCCGCGGTTGAGGGTGAGGACTCTGTCCAGTTGCGCCATCGCCGACTCGCCGCAGTTCCAGCGGTCTTTGGCGCTGCCGCACACCTGTTCCGGCTCGGGGCAATCGATCCCGTAGAGGCGAATGCGCTCTCCGTCCACTTCGATGGTGTCGCCGTCGATGATGGTCACGGAGGTTTCCCGCTGCTGTTCGTCGCCGTGGAGGGGCGCAGCGCGTCCGGCCCCGGGCAGGCATGCCCAGCCGGCGGCGGCGCAGCAAAGGATGAGCATCAATCTGACCATCATGTCCTTCTTTCCCGCCAGGCAAGAAGTGGCGATCGAAACCCTGTTAAACAGCGACGCAGGGATCAACAACACTGTTATCATACACTACCCATTGCGGCATCGGGATGAAGGATGGAGCGCGCGTGCCGGAGATGATGAACACGCGCGAGGTCGCCGACTACCTCCGCATCAAGGAGCGCACGGTCTACGACCTCGTCAAGCACCGGCGCATCCCGTGCACGCGCATCTCCGGAAAATGGCTATTTCCTAAAGCGTTGATCGACGACTGGCTGCTCGGCAACGTGGAAGCGACGGATGGGGCACCGGCGGTACAGGCGCGGGCGTCGGCCGGTTCGGCGCCGCCGACGCTTGCCGGCAGTCATGACCCGTTGCTCGAATGGGCGATCCGCGATTCGGAGTGCGGGCTGGCGTTGATGACCGGAGGCAGCCTCGACGGTATCGAGCGCCTGGCCGGCGGGCAGGCCATGCTGGCAGGCGCGCACGTCCTGGACCCCGACAACAACGACTACAACGTCGCCCTGGCGCGGCGGCGGCTGGGCGACCGGGATCTTGTCGTCGTGGAGTGGGCGTGGCGGCAACAGGGACTCGTGCTCGCGGCCGGCAACCCGCTCGGGATCCGGACGGTCGCCGACCTGACACGAATAGGCGCCCGCCTGGTCCGGCGCCAAACGGAGGCCGGCAGCTACATCTTGCTGTCGCATCTCTTGGCAGTGGCCAATGTCTCGCCCGCCGCACTGACCGTTACGCCGCAACGGGCGCGCAGCGAACTGGACGTCGCGCTGGCCGTTCGCGAAGGCAAGGCGGATGTGGGCCTTGCGGTCGCCGCCGTCGCGGCGCAACTCGGTCTCGATTTCTTGCCGCTGCAGCGAGAACGCTTCGACCTGATCATGCGCCGACGCAGCTATTTCGAGCCGCCGGTGCAGGCGCTGCTCTCCTTCTGCCGGACGCCGGCCCTGGCGGCACGCGCCGGCGAACTCGCGGGATACGATGTTTCCGGCCTCGGCCGCGTGGTCTACAATGGATCCTAGCGCAGGGCTTTGGCTGAGGCTGCGCGAACAGCGGAGGGATGCATGAAACTGAGCGCCCGCAATGTCATCAAAGGCCGCGTCGTCGAGGTCAAGACGGCAGATGTCGCCGCCAACGTCCGCGTCGACATCGGCGGCGGCACCATTATCTCGTCATCGATCCTCAGTTCTTCCGTCGACGACCTTGGCCTCGCCATCGGCGACGAGGTTACGGTGATCATCAAGTCATCCGACGTCATCATCGGCAAATAGCAGCCTCAAGCGCCTGGCCTGGCGTTGGGGAAGAACAGTTGCTGGCCGCCGATCCTGAAATCGGCGATGGCCTTCTGCCCATCGGAGCCGATGATCCAGTCGACGAATCGTTGGCCCGCTTCGGCCTTCACATGCGGGAACTTCTCGGGATTGACGAGGATCACGCCGTACTGGTTGAACAGCTTGGGATCGCCCTCGACCAGAACCGCGAGATCGCCCTTGTTCTCGAAGGCGAGCCACGTGGCGCGGTCGGTCAGCGCATAGGCGCCGAGGCCGCTCGCAGTGTTCAAGGTGGCGCCCATGCCGGAGCCTGTCTCCCGGTACCACGTGCCGCTGGCTGCCTCCACGTCGACACCGGCCGCCTTCCAAAGCGACAGTTCCTTCTTGTGGGTTCCGCTCTCGTCGCCGCGGGACGCGAATAGCGCCGTTTTGTCGGCGACCTGCTTGAGCGCGTCGGCGGCCGACGTCATGCCCTTGATCGCGGCAGGATCGCTCTCCGGCCCGACGATGACGAAGTCGTTGTACATGACGTCGTGGCGGGCGACGCCGAAGCCCTCGGCGACGAACTTTTCCTCGGACGGGGTGTGGTGGACGAACAGCACATCGGCGTCGCCGCGCCTCGCGAGATCGACGGCCTGACCGGTGCCGACGGCGACCACCCGCACCTCTATGCCGGTTTCATTCTGGAACACGGGCAGGATGTGTGCAAACAAGCCGGAGTTCTCGGTCGACGTGGTGGAGGCCACCAAGATGTAGGTGTTCTCCGCGGACCCGGGCGTGGCGCCGGTCCCGAGGGTGAGCAACAGCGCCGCAGCAATCTGCAGGAACTTCCGTCGCGTCATCGATCGTTCTCCCTTACCAGCAGAGGCTTCCCGTGATGAACGCCGCCGCCTCCGGTGTCTGCGGTTGGGCGAAGAAATCGTCCGCCAGCCCATGCTCCATGAGCCGGCCGCGATGCAGGAACACAACATCGTCCGCCAGCCGCCGCGCTTGAGCGAGGTCGTGGGTGGTCATGATGATCTTGGCGCCGTCGCGATAAATGGCGTTGATGATGGCTTCGACGGCGCGGGTGGCGGCGGGATCGAGGCTGGCGGTCGGCTCGTCCAGAAACAGCACCTGCGGCGACAGCGCCCAGGCGCGCGCCAGCGCCAGGCGCTGCTGCTCGCCCACCGACAGCGTGCGCGCCGGCTGGGCGGCGAACTCGGCTAGGCCTGTCTGGTCGAGCGCCTTGTCGATGCGCCGGGCTTTCTCGCGTCCCGAGATGCCTCGGACCCCGAGTGCATAAGCGATGTTGCCGGCCGCCGAGCGGCGCAGCATCACCGGCCTCTGGAACACCATGGCCTGCAACAGCCGCACGTCGGTCCCGTTGGCGCCGAGCCAGCGAATGCTGCCGGCCGTGGGCGCGAGCAGGCCGTGACAGAGCCTGAGCGTCAGGCTTTTGCCGGCGCCGTTGGGCCCGAGGACGACCGTGCGTGTTCCTTGCCGCAGTTCGCCGTTGATGGAATTGATCAGCCGCCGCCCGCCGGCATCGAAGCAGACGCTGTCGAGGCGCATCGGCAGGACGTTGCCCATGCCTCAGCCACCGACCCTGAGCGCGGTGCCGCGCAGCACGTGCGCAGCGGCGTTGACGGCCAAAGCCATGCCCATCAGCACGATGCCGAGGCCGAGCGCCAGCGGCAGGTCGCCCTTGCTGGTTTCCAGCGCGATGGTGGTGGTCATCATCCGGGTGACGTGATCGATGTTGCCGCCGACGATCATCACCGCGCCGACCTCGGCGCTGGCTCGTCCGAAGCCGGCGAGGATGGCGGTCAAGAGCGCGACCCGACCCTCCCACAGCAACGTTCCGACGACCCGGCGACGCCCGACGCCGAATGACCGCAACTGCTCGCCCAGTTCGTCCCACAGATCTTCGATGGTCTGCCGGGTCAGCGCCGCGATGATCGGCGTCACGAGAACGGCTTGCGCGATGATCATCGCGGTCGGCGTGAACAAAAGCCCGAGCGCCCCGAGCGGGCCGGATCGCGACAACAGCAGATAGACCAGCAAACCGACGACCACCGGCGGCAGGCCCATCAGCGCGTTCAGCAGCACGTCCAGCGCCCCGTGCCCGGGGAAGCGGCTGAGACCGAGGATGGCGCCGAGCGGCAGCCCGATGATGGCTGCGATGCCGACGGCGGTGAGGCTGACGCGCAAGGAGAGGCCGATGATCTCGATCAGGGCAGGGTCCAAGGCGATCAGGAGCGTCCCGGCCTTGGTGAACGCGGAGAAAAGGTCTTGCATCGACCGCTGTCCCGAGCGTTTGGTTCGTCCTGACGGAGCAACATGCAGCAATCCTCACTAACTGGCAACTTTGTTCAATGGAGGTAACCGGTGCAGGAAATTGCAGAACAACGAAGGGAACTCCGCGCCGGTCGCAGCCGGTTGCGGACTGCAGTCCGTGCCGCGGCGTCGCTCGGACTGGTCATCATCGCGCTTGGAAGCTCCAACGCTGCCGCGACAGATGGGCCGAAGATCACGGCGACCTACGGTGGAGGAGGGAGACGTTCATGCTCGCGACTGGAAGCCCCGGCGAGTTGGGCCTGCTGAAGGCGCTGGCGACCGAGTTCGCTGGACGAACGCCGGCGACCCTGCAGTGGGTCAAGGCGGGCAGTGGCGCGGGTCTCGACTATTTGAAGAACAGAGCCGTGGATGCCGTCATGGTACACGCGCCGGCCGGGGAGCGCGCCGCCGTCGAGCAAGGCTGGGCGGTCAAGCGCACCTTGATCGGATCGAACGAGTTCTACATCGTCGGCCCCGAAGCGGACCCGGCCAACGTGGCCGCCGCGACATCGGCGGCGGACGCCTACCGGCGCATAGCCGCGGCCAAGGCGCCGTTTGTCTCCCGCGGCGACAATTCCGGGACCCACCGCAAGGAAATGTCGATCTGGAAGGACGCGGGCACGACGCCGTCGGGACCATGGTACGTTGTCACGGGCGACTTCATGACCGCCAGCCTCCGCAAGGCCGACGCCATCGGCGGCTATTTCATGCTCGACAGCAGCACTTGGCTGGT contains:
- a CDS encoding transposase, which produces MKAWLARHPRFHVHFTPTSSSWLNLVERFFADLTGDVIRAGSFTSVKELVADIKAYRPTQRRSTPYTWKAEGAAILERSSAPAAFEPRRAGTDVRVLATRASRRRGSLVRARAEGAGSGTGSRPRLAAGFRQ
- a CDS encoding thermonuclease family protein, with the translated sequence MMVRLMLILCCAAAGWACLPGAGRAAPLHGDEQQRETSVTIIDGDTIEVDGERIRLYGIDCPEPEQVCGSAKDRWNCGESAMAQLDRVLTLNRGKLTCEPWSSDGRDAREEAAEDDTFVCKASNKDLADGLLRGGYCVALPHAFPEYREAERSAKEGKLGLWGGDFVPPDEWRRRNRAAPATR
- a CDS encoding helix-turn-helix transcriptional regulator translates to MKDGARVPEMMNTREVADYLRIKERTVYDLVKHRRIPCTRISGKWLFPKALIDDWLLGNVEATDGAPAVQARASAGSAPPTLAGSHDPLLEWAIRDSECGLALMTGGSLDGIERLAGGQAMLAGAHVLDPDNNDYNVALARRRLGDRDLVVVEWAWRQQGLVLAAGNPLGIRTVADLTRIGARLVRRQTEAGSYILLSHLLAVANVSPAALTVTPQRARSELDVALAVREGKADVGLAVAAVAAQLGLDFLPLQRERFDLIMRRRSYFEPPVQALLSFCRTPALAARAGELAGYDVSGLGRVVYNGS
- a CDS encoding TOBE domain-containing protein, whose translation is MKLSARNVIKGRVVEVKTADVAANVRVDIGGGTIISSSILSSSVDDLGLAIGDEVTVIIKSSDVIIGK
- a CDS encoding substrate-binding domain-containing protein; this encodes MTRRKFLQIAAALLLTLGTGATPGSAENTYILVASTTSTENSGLFAHILPVFQNETGIEVRVVAVGTGQAVDLARRGDADVLFVHHTPSEEKFVAEGFGVARHDVMYNDFVIVGPESDPAAIKGMTSAADALKQVADKTALFASRGDESGTHKKELSLWKAAGVDVEAASGTWYRETGSGMGATLNTASGLGAYALTDRATWLAFENKGDLAVLVEGDPKLFNQYGVILVNPEKFPHVKAEAGQRFVDWIIGSDGQKAIADFRIGGQQLFFPNARPGA
- a CDS encoding ATP-binding cassette domain-containing protein, with product MGNVLPMRLDSVCFDAGGRRLINSINGELRQGTRTVVLGPNGAGKSLTLRLCHGLLAPTAGSIRWLGANGTDVRLLQAMVFQRPVMLRRSAAGNIAYALGVRGISGREKARRIDKALDQTGLAEFAAQPARTLSVGEQQRLALARAWALSPQVLFLDEPTASLDPAATRAVEAIINAIYRDGAKIIMTTHDLAQARRLADDVVFLHRGRLMEHGLADDFFAQPQTPEAAAFITGSLCW
- a CDS encoding ABC transporter permease, translated to MQDLFSAFTKAGTLLIALDPALIEIIGLSLRVSLTAVGIAAIIGLPLGAILGLSRFPGHGALDVLLNALMGLPPVVVGLLVYLLLSRSGPLGALGLLFTPTAMIIAQAVLVTPIIAALTRQTIEDLWDELGEQLRSFGVGRRRVVGTLLWEGRVALLTAILAGFGRASAEVGAVMIVGGNIDHVTRMMTTTIALETSKGDLPLALGLGIVLMGMALAVNAAAHVLRGTALRVGG
- a CDS encoding substrate-binding domain-containing protein, producing MLATGSPGELGLLKALATEFAGRTPATLQWVKAGSGAGLDYLKNRAVDAVMVHAPAGERAAVEQGWAVKRTLIGSNEFYIVGPEADPANVAAATSAADAYRRIAAAKAPFVSRGDNSGTHRKEMSIWKDAGTTPSGPWYVVTGDFMTASLRKADAIGGYFMLDSSTWLVNRKGLPKLTVLYRGDKRLVNTYHALVAPEGATPGRDVAARFVDFVASDDGQQIIREYGRDAYGEPLYQDAACAESYVD